The DNA sequence AACAGCTTCAAGCATTTTTTCAATGATTTTTCTATATCCTCCAATAGGGATACCTTGATACAGATCATTAAAGTAATTATTATCAAAGGTAAATCTTACAGGTAATCTTTTTATAATAAATGCTGGTAAATCTTTACAATCCCTACCCCATTGTTTTTCTGTATAGCCCTTTACGAGCTTTTCATAAATATCATATCCAACAAGAGAAATAGCTTGTTCCTCTAGGTTAGAAGGAGATTTAATGTTAGCCTCTCTCTTTTGCTCTTCTATTTTTGCCTTTGCTTCCTCTGGAGTTTTCACCCCCCACATTTTGTAAAAGGTGTTCATATTAAAAGGAAGGTTATATAATTCCCCTTTGTAATTAGCAACAGGTGAGTTTGTGTAACGATTAAATTCAGCAAATTGGTTAATATAATTCCAAATCTCTTTATTGTCTGTATGGAATATATGTGCCCCATATTTATGTAGGTTTATTCCATGCTCCTCTTCAGTATAAACATTTCCACCAATATGGTCTCTTTTTTCTATAACTAAACATTTCTTATCTCTTTTAGTCATTTCATATGCAAATACAGAACCAAATAATCCAGACCCCACAATTAAATAATCATATTTCATTATTTCACCCAAAATTATAAATAAATTATTTAAAAAAAAATATTTAACTAAATTAATATTGATTTTTAGTATATTTAAAATGATGTATTATTTAAAAAATAAAAAACTTAGAATATTTAAAAAATAAAAAACTTAGAATATTTAAAAAATAAAAAACTTAGAATATTTAAAAATTAAAAATACTGAATATCTTTATTAATACGAACAAATAAATTAGTAATAGTGATATAATGATTATAAGTCCCAAGCGTATATTATATTTAGATGAGGTTCGTTCACTTGCAATAATGCTTGTGGTTATTGGACACATTACAAGACTATTTTCATATGATTTTTATAGTTGGTTATTCTGTTCTAGCCTATTCTCATTTACACGTATAGGTGTTCCACTATTTTTTACAGTAAGCGGTTCTCTTCTTTTAACTCGCAAATATGAACCTAAAAAGTTCCTTGAAAAACGTTTTAAAAGAGTATTTTTACCTTTCTTATTTTGGATAATTGTTTATATTATAGCAGGAGTGCTAATAGGGCATTTTGAACTTAGTTTTCAATATCTTATGAATACTGCTTTTGGTGTAGGAGATTATTCTGCATTATTCTGGTTTATTTGGTCATTAATTGGTGTTTATTTACTTATTCCAGTGATAAGTAGTTTTATACGTGAAGAAGGAATGAAAGGTGCAGAATATTTAATTACAATAACCCTTATTCTCTCAATATTATATACCATAGGCTTTTTCGATTACCCTCAAATGAAATACAACTTTAGAGTTATATTTAACTTCTTCCCTGTCCTTGGATACTTTATAA is a window from the Methanobrevibacter olleyae genome containing:
- the glf gene encoding UDP-galactopyranose mutase produces the protein MKYDYLIVGSGLFGSVFAYEMTKRDKKCLVIEKRDHIGGNVYTEEEHGINLHKYGAHIFHTDNKEIWNYINQFAEFNRYTNSPVANYKGELYNLPFNMNTFYKMWGVKTPEEAKAKIEEQKREANIKSPSNLEEQAISLVGYDIYEKLVKGYTEKQWGRDCKDLPAFIIKRLPVRFTFDNNYFNDLYQGIPIGGYRKIIEKMLEAVDVKLNTDFFEDREKWLNIADKIIFTGMIDQYYDYCFGELEYRGLDFEFETLDIENYQGNAVINYTDRETPFTRIIEHKHFENIESDKTVITREYPKTWQKGEEAYYPMNDDKNSELFAKYKQLADKEDNLIFGGRLGMYQYYDMWKVIEEALKLVKSLG
- a CDS encoding acyltransferase — encoded protein: MIISPKRILYLDEVRSLAIMLVVIGHITRLFSYDFYSWLFCSSLFSFTRIGVPLFFTVSGSLLLTRKYEPKKFLEKRFKRVFLPFLFWIIVYIIAGVLIGHFELSFQYLMNTAFGVGDYSALFWFIWSLIGVYLLIPVISSFIREEGMKGAEYLITITLILSILYTIGFFDYPQMKYNFRVIFNFFPVLGYFIMGSYIHNKKFDSSDKKIFGLGCLMFIVGIAGHFTKIYLKGLGGYGLAPIDFFDIFVIMETIGLFLAFKYANVEWIKKDARMIRERKIGELIILFSSCSFGIYFSHYIL